The following coding sequences lie in one Fimbriiglobus ruber genomic window:
- a CDS encoding transposase produces MSHPKVSDTDYLDFLIASPRQATATEAQRTQPASADAAHDAYTRLLHRLEPDPETLWRDAQPEVRRTTGVLVLDDTVLDKPYARAIDLVHRLWSGKHRRVVQGIGLLTLLWTDGDRHVPCDYRLYDKPIDGKTKNDHFGDLIAAAHARGFTPECVVFDGWYSSLANLKGLRGLGWHWLTRLKANRKVNPDRTGLRAVSACDIAATGTIVHLEGYGLVKVFRIAAPDGTTDHWATNHVGMTDLDRLRLADASWRIEEYHRGLKQVTNVERCQCRAEVAQRNHIGLAIRAFLVVERWCFGAGMGWLRAKWQIVHQAVQAYRAHPIYRLPLSATI; encoded by the coding sequence ATGAGCCACCCCAAGGTATCCGATACCGACTACCTCGACTTCCTGATCGCAAGCCCACGCCAGGCCACCGCGACCGAAGCTCAGCGGACCCAACCGGCGTCGGCCGATGCGGCTCACGACGCGTACACGCGGTTGCTCCACCGGTTGGAACCCGACCCCGAGACGCTCTGGCGGGACGCCCAGCCGGAGGTCCGCCGGACGACCGGGGTGTTGGTCCTGGATGACACCGTCCTCGACAAGCCGTACGCCCGGGCCATCGACCTCGTCCACCGGTTGTGGTCCGGCAAGCACCGCCGGGTCGTCCAGGGGATCGGGTTGCTCACCCTCCTGTGGACCGACGGGGACCGGCACGTCCCGTGCGACTACCGGTTGTACGACAAGCCGATCGATGGGAAGACCAAGAACGATCACTTCGGGGATCTGATCGCGGCCGCCCACGCCCGGGGCTTCACCCCCGAGTGCGTGGTGTTCGACGGGTGGTACAGCAGCCTGGCCAATTTGAAGGGGCTCCGGGGGCTCGGGTGGCACTGGCTGACCCGGCTGAAGGCGAACCGGAAGGTGAACCCGGATCGGACCGGGTTGCGGGCGGTGAGTGCGTGTGACATCGCGGCGACGGGGACGATCGTTCATCTCGAGGGGTACGGGTTGGTCAAGGTGTTCCGGATCGCAGCCCCAGACGGCACGACGGATCATTGGGCCACCAACCACGTGGGGATGACCGACCTCGACCGGCTGCGGTTGGCCGATGCCAGTTGGCGGATCGAGGAGTATCACCGCGGGCTCAAGCAGGTGACGAACGTCGAGCGGTGCCAGTGCCGGGCCGAAGTCGCTCAGCGGAACCACATCGGACTTGCGATCCGCGCATTCCTGGTGGTCGAGCGGTGGTGCTTCGGAGCCGGGATGGGATGGCTCAGGGCGAAATGGCAGATCGTCCACCAAGCCGTTCAAGCATACCGGGCTCATCCGATTTACCGGCTACCGCTGTCCGCTACCATTTAA
- a CDS encoding Lar family restriction alleviation protein yields MSTDLKECPFCNSSNVVVYGNDWFVACENCDAQGPKALNPADSAISFWNTRNSAGANTAASAEHSIERAEGPHSLIEKLAARADRADMWTGETPVIWLQEAEDIVRQHEAQQSGSLTEDEKREAFEIIRRNTALGSTMLAEETLFTLLEHFDLRRRG; encoded by the coding sequence ATGTCGACTGATCTCAAGGAGTGCCCCTTCTGCAATTCCTCCAATGTCGTGGTCTACGGCAACGACTGGTTTGTCGCTTGCGAGAACTGTGACGCGCAAGGTCCGAAAGCCTTGAACCCGGCGGACAGCGCGATTTCTTTCTGGAACACCAGGAATAGCGCAGGGGCTAATACCGCTGCAAGTGCTGAGCATAGCATCGAACGGGCGGAAGGCCCTCATTCGCTGATCGAGAAGCTGGCCGCAAGAGCAGACCGGGCCGATATGTGGACCGGCGAAACGCCTGTCATCTGGCTGCAAGAAGCTGAGGACATCGTCCGCCAGCACGAGGCACAGCAATCCGGTTCCCTAACCGAGGACGAAAAGCGCGAAGCGTTCGAGATAATCCGGCGAAACACCGCTTTGGGTTCCACGATGCTGGCTGAGGAGACGCTGTTCACGCTGCTCGAACACTTTGATCTCCGGAGGCGAGGATGA
- a CDS encoding Lar family restriction alleviation protein, with translation MTGTELLPCPFCGVGPEKDGYGYYHEGDESLFIKCVNPGCRVRPAIIQEQSEYGEWQIDDAWNTRNAAGGESDSSLIEKLEAFRKTVKFDAGPSIAVDRCIAIVRHHEAAQSSKPMAENGSSGRWRM, from the coding sequence ATGACAGGGACAGAACTCCTTCCATGCCCCTTCTGCGGGGTAGGGCCAGAAAAAGACGGCTACGGATACTATCACGAGGGCGACGAATCCCTGTTCATCAAGTGCGTTAATCCAGGTTGCCGCGTCCGGCCAGCAATAATTCAAGAACAATCGGAATACGGGGAGTGGCAAATAGATGATGCCTGGAACACCCGGAACGCCGCAGGTGGCGAATCCGACTCATCGCTCATCGAGAAGCTGGAAGCATTTCGTAAAACTGTGAAATTTGATGCCGGCCCCAGTATCGCCGTTGATCGCTGTATTGCCATCGTCCGCCATCACGAGGCCGCACAATCATCGAAACCGATGGCCGAGAATGGCTCATCCGGTCGCTGGAGGATGTGA
- a CDS encoding AAA family ATPase, translated as MILIRGAAGTGKTTMTKALLQGVDVPWVILAPSAEASRGVLRREGFENAETLAKFLLDDETQEKARNGLIVLDEASLAGAHDMARLIQVADSIHARVLLLGDRRQHKSVARGDVLTLLEDRAGLPVAEVSEIRRQGGEYREAVKLASQGRVSDAFEKLDRLGWVKQGGDIAGDYVAAIKDGKSVLVVSPTHAEGDQVTAAIRARLKQEGRLKGEEKTFDGLSPLHLTEAERSESANLEGRVAVFVRSAGTHKAGDRVAVDAGNRAELSQRAKSIAVYDRSTLALAIGDSLRITANGKDLSGKHRLNNGATYTVDGFTDAGNIRFNNGWVISKDFGHLAPGYVVTSHASQGRTVDQVLIAQSAQSFRASGKEQFYVSISRGKERATIYTSDKASLYEAIQRDDQRMLASELVRAPRKGIKEKLKKRVAFLRELGSRVLDGVRSRGMEKRRDLTHELG; from the coding sequence CTGATCCTCATCCGCGGCGCTGCCGGCACCGGTAAGACGACCATGACGAAAGCCCTCCTTCAAGGAGTCGATGTCCCCTGGGTGATCCTCGCTCCCTCCGCAGAAGCCTCCCGTGGCGTTCTCCGCCGCGAAGGTTTTGAAAACGCAGAAACCCTGGCGAAGTTCCTCCTCGACGACGAAACCCAAGAGAAAGCCCGCAACGGCCTCATCGTCCTGGATGAAGCTTCTCTCGCGGGCGCTCACGACATGGCCCGGCTCATTCAGGTAGCTGACTCAATTCATGCCAGAGTCCTCCTCCTGGGCGATCGCCGCCAGCACAAGAGCGTTGCCCGCGGGGATGTCCTGACCCTCCTCGAAGACCGCGCCGGCCTACCGGTAGCTGAGGTCTCAGAAATCCGCCGTCAGGGTGGTGAGTACCGTGAAGCCGTGAAACTCGCGAGTCAGGGAAGGGTATCCGATGCCTTCGAGAAACTTGACAGGCTCGGCTGGGTGAAGCAGGGTGGGGACATCGCCGGAGATTACGTTGCCGCGATCAAAGATGGAAAGTCGGTGCTGGTGGTATCCCCGACGCACGCCGAGGGAGATCAGGTCACCGCTGCGATCCGGGCACGTCTGAAGCAGGAAGGGAGACTGAAGGGTGAGGAGAAGACATTTGACGGGCTATCGCCTCTGCATCTTACCGAAGCGGAACGGTCTGAGTCAGCCAATCTCGAAGGGCGTGTGGCGGTATTCGTTCGATCTGCGGGGACTCATAAAGCTGGAGACCGCGTGGCAGTCGACGCGGGAAACCGTGCCGAGCTTTCCCAGCGAGCGAAGTCTATTGCCGTATACGATCGTTCGACGCTCGCTCTCGCGATTGGCGACTCTCTCCGCATCACCGCCAACGGCAAAGACCTCTCCGGAAAGCACCGCCTGAACAATGGCGCCACCTACACGGTAGACGGCTTCACCGATGCCGGGAACATCCGCTTCAACAACGGCTGGGTTATTTCCAAGGACTTCGGGCACCTCGCTCCTGGGTACGTCGTGACCAGCCACGCCTCGCAAGGCCGTACCGTCGATCAGGTCCTGATTGCTCAATCCGCTCAGTCGTTCCGCGCGTCCGGGAAAGAGCAGTTCTACGTCTCAATCAGTCGAGGCAAGGAGCGGGCGACGATCTACACCTCAGACAAAGCGAGCCTTTACGAAGCGATCCAACGCGACGATCAGCGGATGCTTGCGTCCGAGCTCGTTCGGGCTCCGCGAAAGGGAATCAAGGAAAAGCTCAAGAAGCGGGTGGCCTTCTTGCGTGAACTCGGTTCCCGAGTCCTGGACGGCGTTCGCAGCCGTGGTATGGAAAAACGCCGCGACCTCACTCACGAACTGGGGTAA
- a CDS encoding relaxase domain-containing protein: MESRPIRGIKADAPYFQAMFRTRLANRLQALGYDIRKTKDDFEITGVPERTIKEFSRRTTLIEKTADLLGIKKPETKAKLGATTREPKKEGQTWDSLVRGWEDRVTLRERHAIHETVAHKEIPSPNSPTPLPLTGQCGTASSAPPSSQNGNW; this comes from the coding sequence GTGGAAAGCCGGCCAATTCGGGGGATAAAAGCCGACGCACCTTACTTTCAAGCAATGTTCCGCACCCGCCTTGCAAACCGCCTGCAAGCCCTCGGTTATGACATCCGCAAAACGAAAGATGACTTCGAGATCACCGGAGTCCCCGAACGAACCATCAAGGAATTCTCCCGCAGAACCACTCTCATTGAAAAAACCGCAGACCTACTGGGAATCAAGAAACCCGAGACCAAAGCCAAACTCGGGGCTACTACCAGAGAACCCAAGAAAGAAGGCCAGACCTGGGACTCTCTCGTGAGGGGTTGGGAGGACCGCGTAACCCTCCGTGAACGCCACGCCATCCACGAGACCGTAGCCCACAAGGAAATCCCCTCCCCGAACTCGCCAACGCCTCTGCCCTTGACTGGGCAATGCGGCACAGCTTCGAGCGCTCCTCCGTCGTCTCAGAACGGGAACTGGTAA
- a CDS encoding TIGR02996 domain-containing protein, with product MKQFHPDELSLLAAIHSSPKDDLPRLVYADWLEEHNQPDLAEMIRLGIEASKTCADPRQHPRIVELDRPLRRRYVSPVPERMRCRGWDRGLPRMGLTRFSRENTYRQIFDEAYSQMLPLHSFGIGLRFNTSEGLRGILLHPLMGQVHRLTVEPPAHIAPEHIAILAESFRVRQTGLTFLYCQLRPEIGDAIMSILAPVTRVRWMEAPTRREIDSDKRSTWPGRFAKHGSEASTCFE from the coding sequence ATGAAGCAATTTCACCCCGACGAACTCTCCTTATTGGCTGCGATCCACTCCTCTCCGAAGGACGATTTGCCTCGGCTGGTCTATGCCGACTGGCTGGAGGAGCACAATCAACCTGACCTGGCCGAGATGATTCGCTTGGGGATCGAAGCATCAAAGACTTGTGCTGATCCACGACAACATCCCCGGATCGTCGAGTTGGATCGCCCCTTGCGACGACGCTACGTCTCGCCGGTCCCCGAGAGGATGAGGTGCAGGGGATGGGATCGAGGTCTGCCGCGGATGGGACTGACGCGGTTTTCTCGTGAGAACACCTATCGACAGATCTTCGACGAGGCCTACTCTCAGATGTTGCCCTTGCACTCTTTCGGTATCGGATTGAGGTTCAATACATCCGAGGGGCTGCGGGGGATACTGTTGCATCCGCTCATGGGTCAGGTCCATCGACTCACGGTAGAACCGCCCGCCCACATTGCTCCCGAGCACATCGCGATTCTCGCTGAGTCTTTCCGTGTCCGTCAGACGGGTTTGACGTTCCTGTACTGCCAACTTAGGCCGGAGATCGGTGATGCAATAATGTCGATTCTGGCCCCGGTCACGAGAGTGCGCTGGATGGAAGCCCCAACCCGTCGTGAAATCGACTCGGACAAGCGGTCCACCTGGCCCGGTCGCTTTGCAAAGCACGGCAGCGAGGCCAGTACGTGCTTCGAATAA
- a CDS encoding VOC family protein, whose translation MNVHELTPILNVSDMAASFAWFEKLGWKKGWDWGEPPTFGAVECGKVTIFLCLNSQGSRGGPVPVQPGDTKTGGVWMSWWVESPAAVNAAHDLALQHGMAVTQIPTDEVWGVREFHLRHPDGHTFRVSAGLGKKG comes from the coding sequence ATGAACGTCCACGAACTCACCCCGATCCTGAACGTCTCGGATATGGCCGCGAGCTTCGCTTGGTTCGAGAAGCTTGGCTGGAAGAAAGGATGGGACTGGGGCGAACCGCCGACCTTCGGGGCCGTCGAATGCGGAAAGGTAACGATCTTTCTTTGCCTGAATAGCCAAGGTTCGCGTGGCGGTCCAGTACCTGTGCAACCGGGAGACACCAAGACCGGCGGTGTTTGGATGAGCTGGTGGGTGGAATCCCCGGCCGCGGTCAACGCCGCGCACGACTTGGCTCTTCAACACGGGATGGCCGTCACCCAGATACCGACCGATGAAGTGTGGGGCGTTCGTGAGTTCCATCTCCGCCATCCGGACGGCCATACCTTCCGGGTGAGTGCCGGGCTAGGCAAGAAGGGCTAA
- a CDS encoding Hsp20/alpha crystallin family protein — MFANRLFEQMDRLFGPAGFDSPDLSPPAYPPLSVWEDEDALYVESEVPGLVAEDIGVSVTDGDQLTISAERAPSAGSGEWLYQECMYGEFSRTITLPVTVDPNAVEANYEAGVLTVTLRKVESVKPRRIAVKAVLPALAAA, encoded by the coding sequence ATGTTCGCCAACCGCCTTTTTGAGCAGATGGATCGCCTGTTCGGTCCGGCTGGGTTTGACAGCCCAGACCTCTCGCCTCCCGCATACCCACCGCTGAGCGTGTGGGAGGACGAGGACGCCTTGTATGTCGAGTCCGAGGTCCCTGGCCTTGTGGCTGAGGACATTGGGGTGTCGGTAACCGACGGCGACCAGCTCACGATTTCCGCCGAACGCGCTCCGTCAGCCGGCTCTGGCGAGTGGCTGTACCAAGAGTGCATGTACGGCGAGTTCAGCCGAACCATCACCTTGCCGGTGACCGTGGACCCGAATGCGGTTGAAGCCAACTACGAGGCCGGCGTACTTACCGTCACGCTTCGCAAGGTCGAATCCGTCAAGCCGCGGCGCATTGCCGTGAAAGCCGTTTTGCCCGCACTGGCGGCAGCTTAA
- a CDS encoding Hsp20/alpha crystallin family protein — protein sequence MTSNLQSAQTQKIETPRPTMRVYAPRVDVVETDDALTLYADLPGVKQEDVSLTCKDGELILHASCPPRHVGRKLLYAEYGIRDFHRTFKVTDKVDTGGIEASLKDGVLTVRVPKAESVRTKRVTVNGG from the coding sequence ATGACCAGCAATCTGCAAAGCGCTCAGACACAGAAGATTGAGACACCCCGCCCGACCATGCGTGTGTACGCCCCGCGGGTGGATGTCGTCGAGACCGACGACGCGCTGACCCTGTACGCCGACCTGCCGGGGGTCAAGCAGGAGGACGTGTCGCTCACGTGCAAGGATGGCGAGTTGATCTTGCACGCCTCCTGCCCGCCCAGACATGTTGGGAGAAAGCTGCTCTACGCGGAGTATGGTATCCGCGACTTCCATCGGACGTTCAAGGTCACCGATAAGGTCGACACCGGCGGAATCGAAGCTTCCCTTAAGGACGGGGTGCTGACGGTCCGAGTGCCCAAGGCCGAGTCTGTCCGGACCAAGCGGGTCACCGTTAATGGCGGATAA